A window from Pararge aegeria chromosome 6, ilParAegt1.1, whole genome shotgun sequence encodes these proteins:
- the LOC120624376 gene encoding uncharacterized protein LOC120624376 encodes MQCSVPTCETTADTISEADGITFHEFPNEGHLRNAWLKALGIQVSPLPDSAVVCSMHFLYDDIDETESGLKEIRSGAIPSTVQVCMMCLKTNGKLFEMSKYKLEAAYERLMGQSLCDQGKLNNALCTQCLQLLVKFSSFRDKALSTRSMLMELGI; translated from the exons atgcaaTGTAGTGTGCCTACCTGCGAAACTACTGCGGATACTATCTCCGAAGCCGATGGTATTACGTTTCATGA ATTTCCTAACGAAGGGCATCTCCGTAATGCGTGGCTCAAAGCTCTTGGCATACAAGTTTCTCCCTTACCAGACTCTGCTGTGGTATGCTCAATGCATTTTCtttatgatgatattgatgaaaCAGAAAGTGGTTTAAAGGAAATTCGTTCTGGTGCTATTCCTTCAACAGTGCAG GTCTGCATGATGTGTCTTAAAACAAATGGCAAGCTGTTTGAAATGAGTAAATACAAATTAGAAGCAGCATATGAAAGATTAATGGGACAATCT TTGTGTGATCAGGGAAAGCTTAATAATGCACTTTGTACACAATGTCTTCAGTTGCTAGTGAAATTCAGTAGCTTTAGAGACAAAGCCTTGTCCACCCGTTCAATGCTGATGGAGTTAGGAATTTAG